TGCGGCCGGTTGTACTTCGTACCAGGAGTTGATGGCAACCGTACCGTCATGGCAGCTCAAGCACAGGTTACTCACCACCAGCTGGCCGCCAAGGTCAGTCGGAGTGGAACGCATGCTATCGCTGGTGTAAACGCCATAGCTGGCGACGTTCGACAGGGTGTGGTTCCACAGCAAATAGCCGGGACCCGTCGGGGCGCTGCCAAATTTATGGGCAACGTGGCAGAAATTACAAAGTGTGTAGCTGGCGCCGCCCAATTGCGTCTTGAAATCATGGGCGGAACCATACACGGCCGATTTGGGGGCCCTTGCGGCATACGCTGGAAACGCGATGCATACCGCCAAGGCCAACAGAGCGACCTTTACGACTAGTTTCATACGGCCTCCTTGAACAACGACTGCTTATCCGGTGCACGTTCTCCGCAGCAGCAACCACAACTGCCGCGGCCCCTGTCCGGCTTATCGCCGGAACAGAAACTCTTAGTTTTCGCCCCCCAGGAATTGAAAGATCTGCAAACGATGATTCAGCTGATCGCTCACGTAGACCTTCTGGCTCTGGTCGATGTAAATTCCCAGGGGAAGGTTAAAGGCCCCGGGTACGTTGCCGAACTGTCCGATCCACATCAGCAGCACGCCCTTGGGGCTGAAAATCTGAAAATTATTGAAGGCGGCGTCCACCACCCAGTAGTTGCCTTCCTTATCTATGGCAATGCCCTTGGGACGGGTGAACTCGCCCGGCCGGTCCCCCCGGGTGCCGAAGCGCCGCACAAACTTAAAACCTGGCGTAAACACCTGCACGGAGCAACTTCCCGTATCCGTAACTGCAAAACTGCCGTCGGGCCCCACGGCAATCCCCACGGGAAAATTGAACTCGCCGTTCTTTTCGCCGCGCTTGCCGACTGTATTCTTTAGTTCCAGAGTGTCCAGATCGAACACCAGCACCTGGTGCAGATGAGAGTCCACCACGTAAAGGCGCCGGCGGCCTTCGTCCAGCGCCATGAAAGTGGGATTTTTGACGCCATCTTTGCCGCCCAAGGTGGCCAGGAGCTGGCCGTTGGGGTCGAACTTCAAGACCATGTGTTGCAGTGGATCGGAGACGAAGATGTTGTCTTGGGCATCCACCACGACGCCCAGCGGCGTCTGCAGCACAATGCCCCGGTCGCCCTGCAAACGGCTGACTGTTTTTTTCGCCTGGTCAATGATGAATACGACGGACCGCTGCGTGGAGGCGAAGATGATCCGCCCGTGCGAGTCCGTGGCAATTCCCGCAGGTTTCTCGAAAAACTCCGTGGCATTGGGGTCGGGATTGCCCACCATCTTGTCGAGCCAGGACTTTTTCTTTCTGGGCTCTATGTCGAAGTTGTTCGACAACTGCTGCAAATACTTGACGCGCGGTTTGTCCGGAGGCAGCGGCCAGATCAGCTGCGAGGTGTCCACCTTGGTCGCCTGCGGCTTCTGCTTGTCGGTTGCGGCTAGCAGAAGGGGCAGGGCCAAAGCTACAAGGGCTAGTTGCAGGAGGCGGATTGTTTTTCTGTCTTGGTTCATGACTGGCTCATCTCACGGGTTTTTGTCTTTGGGCTTCGGCGGCTTTTGCGGCATGGTCGAGGGCTGTTTGGAGCGCATTTGCGCTTCCTTCTCCCGTTGCGCTTCGAGTGCATCCGCGCGTTTCTGCGCTTCCGCCATATTGGCTTCGTCATTGGCCAGATGGCAGGCATCGCATACGTCCATTTTTTTGCCCTTGTATTCCGTCACGCGGATCAACTTCGCCCGCGTGGCGGCGTGGTTTTCATGACAGGTCAGGCAGGAAATCTTCTCCCCCGGTTGGAGCGGATTGGGAGCATCCGCGACCTTGTGGTTTCCCATCGGGTGACCAAACTTCAACGTCGGATCCAGCCCGATTTTGGGAATCTGGTTGAACTCTTCGCCGCTGAGCGTCTGCCCGGCAAACAACTCCACGCTTTCGCCCGCGTTGGCGCGCACCCCGTGGCAGGCCAGGCACAGCGCGTTCATCGGCGCGCGGGTCTGCGCGGTGAACTCCGAGCTGTGCGGGTCGTGGCAGACGATGCAGCGCTTCTGTTCGTAGGGGCGGTGCAGCATGCCGTCGTTTTCGACCTTGGCCAGCTCGTGGCAGGTGAGGCAGATCTCCCCGGCCGGCGCCGTCAGCCCGATCCGTGTGGTCTCCCCTTTGGTTTCCACGGTGTGGCAGGCCGTGCAGCCCAGGGCCATCGCCGAGTGCACGTGCTTGCCTTGCTGCTTTTCCGCGTGGCATTCCGTGCATTGCGCGGCGTCGAAGTCCGCCGCCAGTGCTACCGGATGCTCGGCCACTTGCTGCGGCGGGAGCGCCCACACCAATAGCGCATAAAGGAAAAAGCAGATCATTCAGGTAAGGCTCCAGCTTGATCTAACTTTTTCTATACGCAATTTGCATGCCGCTCACCTGCAAGAAATGCGGTTTCTAACATCTTTGCTAAAAACAACTTACGGTGGGTTGGTCAGCAGCTTTGTTCCAGAACGGTTGCGGGATGGGTGATTTCACTCAGTGTCGGGGTAAAAGTCGCAGATGGTTGACAAGGCAGGAGATATGCAAACTTTTTCCGTCC
This DNA window, taken from Terriglobia bacterium, encodes the following:
- a CDS encoding cytochrome c3 family protein, whose product is MICFFLYALLVWALPPQQVAEHPVALAADFDAAQCTECHAEKQQGKHVHSAMALGCTACHTVETKGETTRIGLTAPAGEICLTCHELAKVENDGMLHRPYEQKRCIVCHDPHSSEFTAQTRAPMNALCLACHGVRANAGESVELFAGQTLSGEEFNQIPKIGLDPTLKFGHPMGNHKVADAPNPLQPGEKISCLTCHENHAATRAKLIRVTEYKGKKMDVCDACHLANDEANMAEAQKRADALEAQREKEAQMRSKQPSTMPQKPPKPKDKNP